One genomic window of Leptospira johnsonii includes the following:
- a CDS encoding ankyrin repeat domain-containing protein: protein MNFSLGLFFSTFLLLFSFGSAFSEEIKFAHPANAVGGTFSGIKKRAELPSPTVSGAGLKAVAIVGEVDGNEGPKTREYVNNIKGLVKVLKDRGVSVSEFYPPNNPWSGIKEASQNSNIVLYAGHGVGTNLDQSPYDQKSVGGFYLGKEFVSNEQISSGLKPAPGAIVLFLGACFTAGNMAYDMGVIRDEETKKRISMYSSPFLETGFKGYFATWAPWTAQTILALLFTNKKYGDVYFSQTNPQEVTKISHPRSSGSSLYYHTKPPASRPVYDYAFAGDPSNVLRSENSNTETEVKISEEEKLKQNRILIASLYDKNESRSLESLEKGADPNADYMGWKPIHLAIVFDLPNVVKELVRKKASINAQAEGYTPLSMALAYERKEIADFLEKEGGTRSRAAFKKPKFPNLKK, encoded by the coding sequence ATGAATTTTTCACTCGGCTTATTCTTCTCAACCTTCTTACTCTTGTTTTCTTTCGGTTCCGCATTCTCGGAAGAAATCAAATTTGCTCATCCGGCAAATGCAGTCGGTGGCACATTCTCCGGTATTAAAAAAAGAGCGGAACTCCCCTCTCCTACCGTCTCCGGCGCTGGCCTAAAAGCGGTTGCAATCGTGGGTGAAGTGGACGGTAACGAAGGTCCCAAAACTAGAGAATATGTGAATAATATCAAAGGCCTAGTAAAAGTCCTAAAAGACAGAGGAGTTTCCGTTAGCGAATTTTATCCTCCGAATAATCCTTGGTCTGGGATAAAAGAAGCATCACAAAATTCGAATATAGTTCTTTATGCAGGACACGGGGTTGGAACCAATTTAGATCAATCTCCTTATGATCAAAAATCCGTAGGCGGATTTTATTTAGGAAAAGAATTCGTTTCTAATGAGCAAATTTCTTCAGGCCTCAAACCAGCGCCTGGAGCAATCGTCCTATTTTTAGGAGCTTGTTTTACTGCGGGAAATATGGCCTACGATATGGGAGTGATCCGAGATGAAGAGACCAAAAAAAGGATCTCAATGTATTCTTCTCCTTTTTTAGAAACTGGATTTAAAGGTTATTTTGCTACCTGGGCACCTTGGACGGCTCAGACAATACTCGCATTATTATTTACAAATAAAAAGTATGGGGATGTTTACTTCAGCCAAACAAATCCTCAGGAAGTGACTAAAATTTCTCACCCTCGTTCTTCCGGATCTTCTTTGTATTATCATACGAAACCTCCTGCTTCTAGACCTGTTTATGATTATGCGTTTGCAGGAGATCCTTCTAATGTTTTGAGATCGGAGAATTCTAACACGGAGACTGAAGTCAAAATTTCGGAAGAAGAAAAACTGAAACAAAATCGAATCCTGATCGCAAGTCTTTACGATAAGAACGAGAGCAGATCTTTGGAGTCCTTGGAGAAAGGCGCAGATCCGAATGCGGATTATATGGGCTGGAAACCTATCCATCTTGCGATCGTATTCGATCTTCCGAATGTAGTAAAAGAATTAGTTCGTAAAAAGGCCTCCATCAACGCTCAAGCAGAAGGTTATACTCCTTTGTCTATGGCGCTTGCTTATGAGCGTAAAGAGATCGCGGATTTTCTGGAAAAAGAAGGTGGAACCAGAAGCAGGGCCGCATTTAAAAAACCGAAGTTTCCGAATTTGAAAAAATAG
- a CDS encoding LA_3751/LA_3752 family putative glycosyltransferase produces the protein MRSIFKKRNLLGFLSLLLICIVLIKSSKPDVSLTYDSRTKSLQTHSLVHSSFKSEELPYPAKSIDPKEEFLPMPANNYTKLGESTISVFPVLLAALATPFYYFAGNQGLPYFNLLGVFIYFWILRRSWKASNSFITIAFFGSYLPILMMEFAEHTLFVAILLASLTFLYKKNGIYAGVFAGASIWFRHEGIVFAGCILFASWISEGFPPFNKKIKWDKSQTFRFGLGFALIFLVFILFNYLRYSSLLGPRFHANYGESGVNFVHKIHWALGFLFLNTIDETVRIGFFIYMPFALIGLGILLYNIRKISVRRKTIVLGTVFFLFTIPFLAPNYGFWEWGPRYLSAGIPPVTLVLLWFWNDLSRKKNRLFQKFGFGTLIAIPLIMTFIGLSFLNQSRKQLLKTYTLFHELQADTFVFHDFSVMYFMGNDYLSKKVLCAPKEDSLPGLLGIISQKEKGKRIALIQIKEELITPEKLEKTRKSPVFDIMLKTEPWKSKNISSKVSVFYPNVQRIDSPFFDIWIADSQTPSKF, from the coding sequence ATGAGATCAATATTCAAAAAAAGAAATCTTCTAGGATTTTTATCCTTACTTCTTATCTGCATCGTCCTAATTAAATCATCAAAACCTGATGTATCTCTCACTTATGATTCCAGAACTAAATCTCTCCAAACCCACTCATTAGTTCATTCAAGTTTCAAATCGGAAGAACTCCCCTATCCTGCAAAGTCCATCGATCCAAAAGAAGAATTTCTTCCGATGCCTGCCAATAATTATACAAAATTAGGAGAATCGACTATCTCGGTTTTTCCGGTCTTGCTTGCGGCTCTCGCCACTCCTTTTTACTATTTTGCCGGAAACCAAGGATTACCTTATTTCAATTTACTCGGAGTATTTATATACTTTTGGATCTTGAGAAGGTCCTGGAAAGCATCCAATTCCTTCATAACTATTGCATTCTTCGGATCTTATTTGCCCATCTTGATGATGGAATTTGCAGAACATACATTGTTTGTTGCGATCCTACTCGCAAGTCTTACCTTTCTATATAAAAAGAATGGAATTTATGCAGGGGTCTTTGCCGGAGCTTCTATTTGGTTTAGACATGAAGGGATCGTATTTGCCGGTTGCATCCTATTTGCATCTTGGATCTCAGAAGGATTTCCTCCATTTAACAAAAAGATAAAATGGGATAAGTCCCAGACATTTCGTTTCGGTCTTGGATTCGCACTCATATTCCTAGTTTTCATCCTATTCAATTATCTTAGATATTCTTCCCTTTTGGGGCCGAGATTCCACGCAAATTATGGGGAATCTGGAGTGAACTTTGTACATAAGATCCATTGGGCACTCGGTTTCTTATTCTTGAATACGATCGACGAAACAGTTCGGATCGGATTTTTCATCTACATGCCGTTTGCATTGATCGGATTAGGCATTCTTCTTTATAATATCCGTAAAATTTCCGTGAGAAGAAAAACAATCGTTCTTGGAACGGTGTTCTTTCTTTTTACGATCCCGTTTCTTGCTCCAAACTATGGATTCTGGGAATGGGGACCTAGGTATTTGAGTGCAGGGATCCCCCCTGTGACTTTGGTTCTACTTTGGTTTTGGAATGATCTATCTAGAAAGAAAAATCGACTCTTTCAAAAGTTTGGCTTTGGAACTCTGATCGCGATTCCTCTTATTATGACATTTATCGGTTTAAGTTTTTTAAACCAGTCCAGAAAACAACTCTTGAAAACTTATACTTTATTCCATGAGTTACAAGCGGACACATTCGTATTTCATGACTTTTCTGTAATGTACTTCATGGGAAATGATTATTTATCCAAGAAAGTCCTTTGCGCTCCTAAAGAAGATTCTCTTCCTGGGTTATTAGGAATAATCTCTCAAAAGGAAAAAGGAAAAAGGATCGCTCTCATCCAAATCAAAGAAGAATTGATCACTCCTGAAAAATTAGAAAAGACCAGAAAAAGCCCTGTTTTTGATATCATGCTCAAAACGGAACCTTGGAAGAGTAAAAATATCTCCTCCAAAGTTTCGGTGTTCTATCCGAATGTGCAAAGAATAGATTCTCCCTTTTTCGATATTTGGATTGCGGACTCCCAGACCCCTTCAAAATTTTAA
- a CDS encoding protein kinase → MTVRFAEKELKELIQEASQGEKYPLARLISELEKPDSFEFRKVLFKELESSGFSGEGSVTLGFTGTPGAGKSSLLGEISTKFLQTVPDKKMAVVAIDPSSHISGGSLLGDRTRLSLPVREKRIFFRSQPSQLELGGLNPYTYHVIRLLRCFFDFIFVETVGIGQNEIEVSKLADLSFLVMVPLGGDQIQFMKSGIMEVPDAFILNKCDEESLARASYHTLSTTLEFLRDIVPGGSIPPIFLTSVKTKKGIQELLDFVLKSKPHPKRSSETKVQIEKWIKTEYGNFGLSFSEKLGNISPKNYEEWESLFNSEIRKRLS, encoded by the coding sequence ATGACCGTACGGTTTGCAGAAAAGGAACTAAAAGAACTGATCCAAGAAGCTTCTCAAGGGGAAAAATATCCTCTTGCGAGGCTGATCAGCGAACTGGAAAAACCGGATTCATTCGAATTTCGTAAAGTTCTATTCAAAGAGCTGGAAAGCTCAGGCTTTAGCGGAGAAGGATCCGTCACCCTTGGATTTACAGGAACTCCCGGAGCGGGAAAGTCCTCTCTCTTAGGAGAGATCTCCACCAAATTTTTACAAACAGTTCCCGACAAAAAAATGGCGGTAGTTGCCATAGATCCTTCTAGCCATATAAGTGGGGGTTCTTTACTAGGAGACAGGACCAGGCTTTCTCTACCAGTGCGAGAGAAGAGGATCTTTTTCAGATCCCAACCCAGTCAATTGGAACTGGGAGGTTTAAATCCTTATACCTATCATGTGATCCGACTACTTCGTTGTTTTTTCGATTTCATATTCGTAGAAACAGTAGGGATCGGCCAGAATGAGATAGAAGTCTCTAAATTGGCAGATCTTTCCTTTTTAGTCATGGTTCCTTTAGGCGGAGACCAGATCCAATTCATGAAAAGTGGGATCATGGAAGTCCCAGACGCATTCATATTAAACAAATGTGATGAAGAATCCTTAGCCAGAGCAAGCTATCATACTCTTTCCACTACTCTTGAGTTTTTGAGAGATATTGTCCCTGGAGGAAGTATCCCTCCTATTTTCCTAACCAGTGTAAAAACTAAAAAGGGAATCCAAGAACTTTTAGATTTTGTTTTGAAAAGTAAACCTCATCCTAAAAGATCTTCGGAAACCAAGGTCCAGATCGAAAAATGGATTAAAACTGAGTATGGGAATTTTGGGCTTTCCTTCTCCGAAAAGTTAGGAAATATTTCCCCCAAAAATTATGAAGAATGGGAAAGTTTGTTTAATTCCGAAATTCGCAAAAGATTATCATAA
- a CDS encoding protein meaA, whose translation MEKKDHILYDKTGNPSKEPAWIFRTYAGHTNAKESNELFRKNLAKGQTGLSIAFDLPTQCGYSSDHAIAKPEIGKVGVPINTLEDFRILFDQIPIEEMNTSMTINGTSMWLLSLYVALAEERGEDVSKLQGTTQNDIIKEYLARGTYIFPPEHSIRIIVDMYEYCLKRIPKWNPSNICSYHLQEAGATPVQELAFALATGMAILDAVKERNCFTHEEFEQCVGRISFFVNAGIRFIEEMCKMRAFSDMWEEITKGIYQVKSEKYRRFRYGVQVNSLGLTEEQPENNAWRILIEALGVTLSRDARCRALQLPAWNEALSLPRPWDQQWSLRLQQVLAYETDLLEYPDLFEGSRVIESKVKDLIENANKEIQKIKEMGGAIKAIENGYMKAQLVKSQAERLAKINNDELIIVGKNKWKEGIPSPLTNDPDGGIFKVDPKSAEQTLKVLSEVKSRRDAKKVAETLARLEEDAKNGKNLMFASVECAKALVTTGEWADTLRKIFGEYRPSTGVEGQKLNLESDKVVNVRTKVEKFQKATGARPKIVVGKPGLDGHSNGAEMIAVSAKHAGFDVIYSGIRLTPEEIVQSAVEENANVIGVSILSGSHVELAEQIFAELKHYKADIPVVFGGIIPQPDFEKLHSIGVKAIFTPKDYDLMDVMDRIIDIVSEKVPASV comes from the coding sequence ATGGAAAAAAAAGACCATATCCTTTACGATAAGACCGGAAATCCTAGCAAAGAGCCGGCTTGGATTTTTAGAACTTACGCGGGTCATACAAACGCGAAGGAGTCCAACGAACTCTTTAGAAAAAACCTGGCAAAGGGTCAAACAGGCCTTTCCATCGCCTTTGATCTTCCCACACAATGCGGTTATAGCTCCGATCACGCGATCGCAAAGCCGGAAATCGGCAAAGTAGGAGTTCCAATCAACACTTTAGAGGATTTCCGCATCCTATTCGATCAGATCCCGATCGAAGAAATGAACACCTCCATGACCATTAATGGAACTTCGATGTGGCTACTTTCTCTCTATGTGGCTTTGGCGGAGGAAAGAGGAGAAGACGTTTCAAAACTCCAAGGAACTACTCAAAACGACATAATCAAAGAATATCTGGCTCGCGGGACTTACATTTTCCCTCCGGAACATTCCATCCGGATCATCGTGGACATGTACGAATATTGTTTGAAAAGAATTCCGAAATGGAACCCATCCAATATTTGTTCCTACCATTTACAAGAAGCGGGAGCAACTCCAGTGCAAGAGTTGGCATTCGCACTCGCAACAGGGATGGCCATCCTGGATGCGGTCAAAGAAAGAAACTGTTTCACTCACGAAGAATTCGAGCAGTGCGTTGGTAGGATCTCCTTCTTCGTAAACGCTGGTATCCGATTCATCGAAGAAATGTGCAAAATGCGGGCCTTCTCCGACATGTGGGAAGAGATCACCAAAGGAATTTATCAGGTAAAAAGCGAGAAATACCGCCGTTTCCGTTACGGAGTTCAGGTAAACTCACTCGGATTAACGGAAGAACAACCTGAAAACAACGCGTGGAGAATTTTGATCGAAGCTTTAGGAGTTACCTTAAGCAGAGACGCAAGATGTAGAGCGCTTCAACTCCCTGCTTGGAACGAGGCACTTTCACTTCCTCGTCCTTGGGACCAACAATGGTCACTTCGTTTGCAGCAAGTACTCGCTTACGAAACAGACCTATTGGAATATCCGGACCTATTCGAAGGCTCCAGAGTTATAGAAAGTAAAGTAAAAGATCTGATTGAGAACGCGAACAAAGAGATCCAAAAGATCAAAGAAATGGGCGGAGCGATCAAGGCGATCGAGAACGGATACATGAAAGCCCAACTCGTAAAATCCCAAGCGGAAAGACTCGCTAAGATCAATAACGACGAACTTATCATCGTAGGAAAAAACAAATGGAAAGAAGGGATCCCCTCCCCTCTTACAAACGATCCTGACGGAGGGATTTTCAAAGTAGATCCTAAATCCGCAGAACAAACCTTAAAAGTATTATCCGAAGTAAAATCAAGAAGGGATGCGAAGAAGGTCGCGGAAACTCTAGCAAGATTAGAAGAAGATGCTAAAAACGGAAAGAACCTGATGTTCGCTTCCGTAGAATGTGCTAAGGCTCTTGTGACTACAGGAGAATGGGCAGACACACTCAGAAAAATATTCGGAGAATATCGTCCATCCACCGGAGTAGAAGGACAAAAACTCAATCTGGAATCGGACAAAGTAGTAAACGTCAGGACCAAAGTGGAAAAATTCCAAAAAGCGACAGGCGCAAGACCTAAGATCGTGGTCGGCAAACCTGGGTTAGACGGTCATTCCAACGGAGCAGAGATGATCGCAGTTTCCGCAAAACATGCAGGATTCGACGTAATCTACTCCGGGATCAGACTCACTCCAGAAGAGATCGTACAATCCGCTGTGGAAGAAAACGCAAATGTGATCGGAGTATCTATACTTTCCGGATCCCATGTGGAACTTGCAGAGCAGATATTCGCAGAATTAAAACATTATAAAGCAGATATCCCTGTGGTCTTCGGTGGAATTATCCCTCAGCCTGATTTCGAAAAATTACATTCTATCGGAGTGAAGGCGATCTTTACTCCTAAAGATTATGATCTGATGGATGTAATGGATCGTATCATAGACATCGTATCCGAAAAGGTCCCAGCTTCCGTTTAA
- a CDS encoding class I SAM-dependent methyltransferase gives MSKKPQDSDYIAYGANGLPFETSYWDEIYGSGKDVDASFNAKEHAKYIKSVLDLMQVHPRSIADFGFGKALLLKEFVKIFQPNRVFAVDPSEEMIDAIAKQKWIRSYNLSFLHSTIQDLELKHIHLPPFTLGICNSVVQYIEDKHLPKVFEKLHKITNYLYFTVPTKNDYIRMKKEIYFTDPYAHQRSKKYYEKLIRPYFRRVAFNLLESRITKDSPFCDELFVDE, from the coding sequence ATGAGTAAAAAGCCGCAAGACTCCGATTATATCGCTTACGGAGCCAACGGTCTGCCATTCGAAACTTCCTACTGGGATGAGATTTACGGAAGCGGAAAGGATGTGGATGCTTCTTTTAACGCGAAAGAACATGCAAAATATATAAAGTCTGTTTTGGATCTGATGCAGGTCCATCCGAGAAGTATCGCGGACTTCGGTTTCGGTAAGGCTTTGCTCTTAAAAGAATTTGTAAAAATATTCCAACCAAATCGTGTATTCGCAGTCGATCCTTCGGAAGAAATGATAGATGCGATCGCAAAACAGAAATGGATCCGTTCTTATAATCTTTCTTTTTTACATTCTACCATCCAAGATCTGGAGCTGAAACATATTCACCTCCCTCCTTTCACTCTTGGTATTTGTAACTCGGTAGTTCAGTATATAGAAGATAAACATCTCCCTAAGGTTTTTGAAAAACTACATAAGATTACGAATTATCTCTATTTTACGGTCCCTACCAAGAACGATTACATAAGAATGAAGAAGGAGATCTACTTTACGGATCCTTATGCTCACCAAAGATCTAAGAAGTATTACGAAAAACTAATTCGTCCTTATTTCAGAAGGGTTGCGTTCAATCTTCTGGAAAGCAGGATCACGAAAGACAGCCCGTTTTGCGACGAGCTGTTCGTGGACGAGTAG
- a CDS encoding FG-GAP repeat protein, producing the protein MKTKLTMILLICLNSFCSGTNSGLSALAAFFGLPQTPSYGNVQFAVNVSSSLAKVTVTVTGTGISTPIVQDLVKVGNTWQGIIGQIPAGTDRTFSGEGYNASNVLIQQGQVTGVTIIANSITNIVLVLSETDPSPPFSNAAPIIDSLVASTNRVAPSSSINLNSTAHDPNPSDTLTYLWSSTGGSFNNSNILNPVWTSPSTPGQYTITLTVSDPLGASASLSFTADVQLGYGTGYGSINVGSNSSPFVTNIISDPSSIAPGASTNISLTAFDPDGNTISYSWSSSCAGSFDDANAQNPVFTASSSASLGPCTLSVSLSDGNGGSNLGYFTIQISQTQTVNLAPQILSSFQTGLALDPSGTMVFRVTATDPENTPVSFAWNSSSGTVGTPTNTINGNLTTSEIVWTAPTCGSNLQVSVTVTDGDGNSVNLNYLPVNINGAPNCAFTAWAQQAFLKASNTNAGDNFGRAWALSGDTIVIGAPLEDSNQNTITNGSTSSSDNSTSGSGAVYVFKRSGNTWEQQAYIKAPNAEEGDLFGFSVSISGDTIAVGAIQEGSNQSTITNGTSASSDNSLTFAGAVYVFARNGNIWSQQAYIKPSNPSAYDAFGYSLAIQGDTLVVGSKNESGSQNIISNGQPAPNDDTLFQSGAAYVFKRTGTNWVEEAYIKPSNPDANDSFGYSVAISGDKIAVSSYYESSNQNYITNGSGASSDNSLTRAGAVYIFSRSVNIWTQEAYIKPSNPDEDDQFGVSVSLYGDTLAVGASGEDSNQNNISSGTTASSDNSSQSSGAVYVFVRSGSGWSQQAYLKASNSDPSDYFGAAISLYGDTIAVGALDSSAQTFISYGNTASSDNSAQYAGAVYIFERNGASWSQTAYIKAPNANAYDFFGGVCLDGNNLLVSAYLESSSDNTVTNGTYGSSDNSMQSAGAAYIFVR; encoded by the coding sequence ATGAAAACCAAACTGACTATGATCTTATTGATCTGTTTGAACTCCTTTTGTTCCGGAACAAACTCCGGACTTTCTGCCCTGGCCGCATTCTTCGGTCTTCCCCAAACTCCTTCTTACGGAAATGTTCAATTTGCCGTGAATGTTTCTAGCTCTTTAGCAAAAGTAACCGTCACTGTAACAGGCACAGGGATCTCCACTCCTATCGTACAGGATTTGGTAAAGGTAGGAAATACTTGGCAAGGAATCATCGGACAGATCCCAGCAGGTACAGACAGAACATTTTCGGGAGAAGGTTATAATGCCTCGAATGTTTTGATACAACAGGGCCAGGTCACTGGAGTTACGATCATTGCGAATTCGATTACGAATATTGTTCTAGTTCTATCCGAAACAGATCCTTCTCCCCCCTTTTCGAATGCAGCTCCTATCATAGATTCTTTGGTGGCATCTACAAATCGGGTGGCCCCTTCTTCTTCCATAAATTTGAATTCTACGGCGCATGATCCGAATCCTTCTGACACCTTGACCTATCTCTGGTCTTCTACTGGGGGAAGTTTCAATAATTCGAATATTCTAAATCCAGTATGGACTTCTCCTTCTACGCCCGGACAATATACGATCACATTGACCGTAAGCGATCCATTAGGTGCAAGCGCCAGTCTTAGTTTTACAGCAGATGTACAACTCGGATATGGGACAGGTTATGGAAGTATAAATGTAGGTTCTAATTCTTCTCCCTTTGTAACGAACATTATATCGGACCCTTCTAGTATTGCTCCGGGTGCTTCTACAAACATCTCCCTGACTGCGTTTGATCCGGATGGAAACACGATTTCCTATTCTTGGAGCTCTAGTTGTGCAGGAAGTTTCGACGATGCGAATGCACAAAATCCTGTATTCACTGCATCTTCTTCAGCAAGTCTAGGGCCTTGCACATTAAGTGTTTCATTGTCCGATGGAAATGGCGGATCTAATCTGGGATATTTCACGATCCAGATCTCACAAACCCAAACTGTGAATCTTGCTCCTCAGATCTTGTCTAGCTTTCAAACCGGTTTGGCTTTAGATCCTTCCGGCACCATGGTGTTTAGGGTAACTGCTACTGATCCTGAGAATACTCCAGTTTCTTTCGCTTGGAACTCTAGCTCAGGTACTGTAGGAACTCCAACAAACACGATCAATGGAAATCTAACAACTAGTGAGATCGTTTGGACGGCTCCAACCTGCGGATCTAATCTTCAAGTTTCCGTCACCGTTACGGATGGAGATGGAAATTCGGTGAATCTAAATTATCTTCCGGTAAATATCAACGGTGCTCCGAATTGTGCATTCACTGCTTGGGCCCAACAAGCCTTCTTGAAAGCTTCCAACACGAATGCAGGCGACAATTTCGGAAGAGCCTGGGCCTTGTCCGGAGACACCATTGTGATCGGAGCTCCTTTAGAGGACAGTAACCAAAACACGATTACGAACGGATCCACGTCTAGTTCGGACAATAGCACCTCTGGTTCGGGAGCGGTTTACGTTTTCAAAAGAAGCGGGAACACTTGGGAACAACAAGCCTACATAAAGGCGCCTAACGCGGAAGAAGGCGACCTGTTCGGATTTTCAGTTAGCATTTCCGGAGATACGATCGCGGTAGGCGCCATCCAAGAAGGTAGTAACCAATCTACGATCACAAATGGAACCTCCGCTTCCTCGGATAATAGTCTGACGTTTGCGGGAGCTGTTTATGTATTCGCAAGGAATGGAAACATTTGGAGCCAGCAGGCATATATCAAACCTTCTAACCCATCTGCATACGACGCTTTCGGATATTCTCTTGCTATCCAAGGAGATACATTAGTCGTAGGTTCAAAGAACGAAAGTGGTTCTCAAAATATAATTTCCAACGGCCAACCTGCTCCGAACGACGATACTCTTTTCCAAAGTGGTGCTGCTTACGTATTCAAAAGGACCGGAACAAATTGGGTAGAGGAAGCCTACATCAAACCTTCCAATCCAGATGCAAACGACTCCTTCGGCTATAGCGTTGCAATCAGCGGAGACAAGATCGCTGTAAGTTCTTATTACGAGAGCAGCAATCAAAACTATATTACGAACGGAAGCGGTGCGAGTTCCGACAATAGCTTAACTAGAGCCGGAGCAGTCTACATTTTCAGTAGAAGCGTAAATATCTGGACCCAAGAAGCATATATCAAACCTTCCAATCCGGACGAAGACGACCAATTCGGGGTAAGTGTTTCTCTTTATGGAGATACTTTAGCAGTCGGTGCTAGCGGAGAAGATAGTAACCAAAATAATATTTCTTCCGGCACAACTGCTTCTTCGGATAACTCCTCCCAGAGTTCAGGAGCAGTTTATGTGTTTGTCAGAAGCGGAAGCGGTTGGTCACAGCAGGCGTATCTGAAAGCATCGAATTCCGACCCCTCCGATTATTTCGGGGCAGCCATTAGTCTCTATGGAGATACGATTGCAGTAGGAGCATTGGACTCGAGTGCTCAGACCTTTATCTCTTACGGAAACACTGCAAGCTCCGACAATAGCGCACAGTATGCAGGTGCGGTATATATTTTCGAAAGAAACGGCGCAAGCTGGTCTCAGACTGCTTATATCAAAGCTCCTAACGCGAATGCTTATGACTTCTTCGGAGGAGTATGCTTAGACGGAAATAATCTTTTAGTCAGCGCATACCTAGAAAGCAGTTCCGACAATACGGTTACGAACGGGACTTACGGAAGTTCGGATAATAGCATGCAGTCCGCAGGAGCCGCTTACATATTCGTAAGGTAA
- a CDS encoding LuxR C-terminal-related transcriptional regulator, which produces MKLYKIAILEDDPVFASQCKERLKKLNRVTKVEVYNSAEEFPKDKDVPYDLVFVDIDLPGKSGLDFLLERYYTESKTNYAILSAFESEEALFKALKAGAIGYILKKDVGDIQEKAEILLEGGGILSPGLAARVIHSFRKTSHKEVEVLSNREKKVLDMIVDGKRTKEIATSLGTKEGTVRVQIKSIFRKLHVNSRLELVRKFS; this is translated from the coding sequence GTGAAATTATATAAAATAGCGATCCTAGAAGACGATCCAGTATTTGCGAGCCAGTGCAAAGAAAGATTAAAAAAATTGAATAGAGTTACTAAGGTAGAAGTTTATAACTCCGCCGAAGAATTCCCCAAGGACAAGGATGTTCCCTACGACTTGGTATTCGTGGATATAGATCTTCCCGGCAAGAGCGGATTGGATTTTCTTTTAGAAAGATATTATACGGAGTCTAAAACAAATTATGCGATCTTATCCGCATTCGAATCCGAAGAAGCTTTATTCAAGGCATTAAAAGCAGGAGCGATAGGATATATATTAAAAAAAGATGTAGGAGATATCCAGGAAAAAGCGGAGATACTTTTGGAAGGAGGAGGGATACTTTCTCCCGGGCTTGCCGCCAGAGTCATCCATTCTTTTCGTAAAACTTCCCATAAGGAAGTAGAGGTGTTGTCTAATCGCGAAAAGAAAGTATTGGATATGATCGTGGACGGCAAAAGAACCAAAGAGATTGCCACTTCTCTAGGAACTAAAGAAGGGACAGTCAGAGTGCAGATCAAAAGTATATTCAGAAAACTTCATGTAAATTCCAGATTGGAATTGGTAAGAAAGTTTTCCTAA